From the genome of Faecalibacterium prausnitzii:
CCGCCCGGAAAGTGCGAGTGCGAACCGCCGAGAAGCTGCCGGTGCAGAACTCGATCTCGGTGGGGCGGGTCAGGTCTTTGTCCTTCATGAGATAGGCATCGTTGTACTTTGCCCAGAATCTGAGCGCCGGCAACTGGCGGTAGACCATGGGGCGGAGCGCACACCGGCGCAGCGGCAGCTGCTGGGGGCGGCCATCCGGGAAGACAAGCGCAGGCCGGGCCATGACGACATCCGGGTGCTGGTCCATCCAGTCGGCCAGGTCGCTCAGGGTGTCCGCCGTCAGCTGGATGTCCGGGTTGAGGATGAAGTGATAGTCGCTGTCCAGTTCCGGCAGGACCATGTTGTGGCCGGTGCCGAAGCCGCCGTTCTCGGTGCGGCAGCGGACGACGACCTGCTGCCCCTCCCCTGCTGCCAGCAGGCCGCTGTGCAGCGCTGCTTCCAGCTTTTGGCCGCTGCCGTCCGGGCTGGCGTTGTCCACCAGATAGAGGGTCAGCGGGTGGCGGCGGGTGAACCGCAAAACGGTCTGTGCCGCTTTCAGCGCCTCGTCGTACCCGTTATAGACTACAATACAAGCTGATAATTTCAAATGGATTCTCCTCTTCTCTGTCGCGGTGCTCGACAAGTTCCGAACGGAACGGCCTGCGCCATCCTGCTCCGGCCTTGGCGGACACGCGAAGCATGACCGGGAGGGTCATTCCAGCGGCAGGATCTTCAGCGCGAAATCCTCCCGCTGGATGTCAAAGTTGGGGTTGGTGCAGGGGTCGCCCTTGGCCAGCAGGTCGCCCCAGCGGGCCTGGAAGCGGAGCACCTCGCCCTGGAAGCGCTTCTGCTTTTCGGGGTTGTCCTCCATGCCGCGGCTCTTGCTCTCGTAGTGGTAGAGCTGGGCGAACGGAGTAAAGACGTTGGTATAACCCGCCTCGCGGACGCGGACACAGAAGTCCACATCGTTGAAGGCCACCGCATAGCTCTCATCCAGGCCGTTCAGCTCCTGATAGATCTCACGGCGGATGAGCAGGCAGGCAGCGGTGTCGCCGTAGACGTCCTGCACATAGTTCAGGCGGCCCATGTAGCCATCGGATGCCGCCGGGAAGTATTTGTGCAGGTGGCCCGCCACGCCGCCAATGCCAAAGCCGATACCGGCATGCTGGATGGTGTCGTCCGGATAGAGCAGTTTGGCGCCTACG
Proteins encoded in this window:
- a CDS encoding glycosyltransferase, giving the protein MKLSACIVVYNGYDEALKAAQTVLRFTRRHPLTLYLVDNASPDGSGQKLEAALHSGLLAAGEGQQVVVRCRTENGGFGTGHNMVLPELDSDYHFILNPDIQLTADTLSDLADWMDQHPDVVMARPALVFPDGRPQQLPLRRCALRPMVYRQLPALRFWAKYNDAYLMKDKDLTRPTEIEFCTGSFSAVRTRTFRAVGGFDEKYFMYVEDADLTQKMRTQGKAYLVPQFTAIHAWHRAAHRSLKPALWQTGNLLRYFSKWGFRW